The DNA segment AAATCCGCGCTGATCACCGAATACGCCACGAAGCCGGGCGACACCGGTTCGCCGGAAGTTCAGATCGCCGTTCTTTCCGAGCGGATTTCGAACCTCACCGAGCACTTCAAGACCCACAAGAAGGACAACCACTCGCGCCGCGGGCTTCTGAAGCTCGTCAGCCAGCGCCGCCGGTTGCTCGACTATGTGAAGGGCAAGGACGAAGCGCGCTATCGCGACATCATCGGCCGCCTCGGCATCCGCCGCTAGGCATCCTTCGCCGAACGCTGAATTGGAATGCCGGAGCGGCCCGCCGTTCCGGCATTTTTCGTTTGAAGGAAGGGCCGCTTAAGTCGCTTCGATAAAAAGCTTGCGCCCGTTCAACGGCTGAACCGGCCGCGCGTTGTTCGGAAACAGAGCCGCAAAGCGGGCAATCTGTTCAGCACGCCAGACGGCATGATCGAGATCCCGTCGCCGGCACAGGCGGCTTCCGTTTCCTCCAATAAGCTTCTAGTTTCGCGGAGGGTCACGTCGGCGTCTTTTCCGGTCAACGAACGTTTCCGTGAGCCGAAAGCCCCGCGCAACCGGAAGCGATGCACATTTCTCCGCTAGGAGCCGGGCCAAATCTGCGGTAAGTGTGGCCTCGCGCAGAAACAAATGACGCAAATGAATATGAGCCGGGGGAAGGGCCTCCGGCTTGAGCTGTTGGAAAAGAATAAAGATGTTCGATATCTTCCGCGAAGAAGTGGAATGGGGCGGCCGCAAGCTGACGCTCGAAACGGGGCGCATTGCACGGCAGGCCGATGGCGCGGTTCTCGCGCATTATGGCGAGACGAGCGTGCTCGCAACCGTGGTCGGCGAAAAGGACGCGGACCCTTCGAAGGATTTCTTCCCCCTCACCGTCAACTATCAGGAAAAGGCCTACGCGGCCGGCAAGATTCCCGGCGGCTATTTCAAGCGCGAAGGCCGCCCGACCGAGCGCGAGACGCTCGTTTCCCGACTCATCGACCGCCCGATCCGTCCGCTTTTCGCGAACGGCTTCAAGAACGAGACGCAGGTCATCGTCACCGTGCTCAGCCATGACATGGAGAACGATCCCGATATCCTCGCCATGGTCGCCGCTTCGGCCGCGCTGACGATTTCCGGCCTCCCCTTCCTCGGCCCGATCGGCGCTTCCCGCGTCGGCTATTCGAAGGGCGAGTATATCCTCAACCCGACATCCGACCAGATCAAGGCGAGCGACCTCGACCTCGTCGTCGCCGGCACGAGCGACGCCGTGCTGATGGTCGAATCCGAGGCCAAGGAACTCTCCGAAGAAATCATGCTCGGCGCGGTGGTCTTCGGCCAGCAGGGCTATAAGCCGGTCATCGACGCCATCATCGGCCTCGCCGAACAGGCGGCGAAAGACCCGTGGACGGTCCCCGAGGCGAAGAACGAGTTCGAGTCGAAAGTGAAGAAGCTCGTCGAGAAGGACCTGAAGAAGGCCTTCCAGATCGCGGCGAAGCAGGAACGTCAGACCAAGGTCGCCGAAGCGAAGGCAAAGGCCATCGCCGAACTCGTGACCGAGGAAACGACCGCCGCCGAAAAGAACAAGATCGCCGAAGCCTTCAAGGAAATCGAGAAGCACGTCGTTCGCTCGAACATCCTGAAAACCGGCAAGCGCATCGACGGCCGCGACCTCAGGACCGTCCGTCCGATCCTGAGCCAGGTCGGCGTGATCCCGCGCACCCACGGCTCGGCGCTGTTCACGCGCGGCGAGACGCAGGCGCTCGTTGTCGCCACGCTCGGCACCGGCGAGGACGAGCAGTGGATCGACTCGCTGGAAGGCACCTACAAGGAATCCTTCCTGCTGCATTACAACTTCCCGCCCTATTCGGTCGGCGAGACGGGCCGCATGGGTTCGCCCGGCCGCCGCGAAATCGGCCACGGCAAGCTCGCCTGGCGCGCGGTGCACCCGATGATGCCGGAAAGCGACAAGTTCCCCTACACGGTGCGCGTCGTGTCCGAGATCACCGAGTCGAACGGCTCGTCTTCCATGGCGAGCGTGTGCGGCGCGTCGCTGTCGCTGATGGACGCGGGCGTGCCGATCAAGGCGCCGGTCGCGGGCATCGCGATGGGCCTCATCAAGGAAGCCGACGGCGTGGCCGTTCTCTCCGACATCATCGGCGATGAAGACCACCTCGGCGACATGGACTTCAAGGTGGCCGGTTCCGCGAATGGCGTGACCGCGCTCCAGATGGATATCAAGATCACGGGCATCACGA comes from the Rhodomicrobium lacus genome and includes:
- the rpsO gene encoding 30S ribosomal protein S15, which produces MSITAERKSALITEYATKPGDTGSPEVQIAVLSERISNLTEHFKTHKKDNHSRRGLLKLVSQRRRLLDYVKGKDEARYRDIIGRLGIRR
- the pnp gene encoding polyribonucleotide nucleotidyltransferase; this translates as MFDIFREEVEWGGRKLTLETGRIARQADGAVLAHYGETSVLATVVGEKDADPSKDFFPLTVNYQEKAYAAGKIPGGYFKREGRPTERETLVSRLIDRPIRPLFANGFKNETQVIVTVLSHDMENDPDILAMVAASAALTISGLPFLGPIGASRVGYSKGEYILNPTSDQIKASDLDLVVAGTSDAVLMVESEAKELSEEIMLGAVVFGQQGYKPVIDAIIGLAEQAAKDPWTVPEAKNEFESKVKKLVEKDLKKAFQIAAKQERQTKVAEAKAKAIAELVTEETTAAEKNKIAEAFKEIEKHVVRSNILKTGKRIDGRDLRTVRPILSQVGVIPRTHGSALFTRGETQALVVATLGTGEDEQWIDSLEGTYKESFLLHYNFPPYSVGETGRMGSPGRREIGHGKLAWRAVHPMMPESDKFPYTVRVVSEITESNGSSSMASVCGASLSLMDAGVPIKAPVAGIAMGLIKEADGVAVLSDIIGDEDHLGDMDFKVAGSANGVTALQMDIKITGITTEIMKTALEQANEGRLHILGEMAKALGSARGELGEFAPRIETITIPTDKIREVIGSGGSVIRSIVEESGAKIDISDDGTVKIAAANLSSIQDAINRIKSIASEPEVGAIYKGKVVKIVEFGAFVNFFGSRDGLVHISQMAERRLKHASEVVKDGQEVYVKCLGFDERGKVRLTMKGIDQTTGKEVAAAAPAEQPAG